In Candidatus Marsarchaeota archaeon, the sequence CAGGGCTTTTATTACCACGCTCTTTACGTTAGGGAGCGTATCAAGCTTTTTAACGTCTTCTATGCCAAACCACTGCATGTCTGTGCTTTCTTCGTTGTTCGCCATGCTTCCCCCTACTGCTTTTCCAACGTAGACCATATCAAAATGTATATGCATTGGCTGCGTCTTGTACGGTACTCTTTCATATACTATTGCAAAGGGATTTGGCAGGGTGTAAGCGTCAGCGTCCCTGTGGTTTATTGCGTCTTCGCCCATAAGCTCTACATCAATGCCTGTCTCTTCCTTAGTCTCCCGGATTGCTGCCTCGTATGGGAATTCTTCAGGCTCTACGTGGCCCCCTGGAGGCAGCCATGCCCCTATCTTCTTATGCTTCAGCATGAGCGTTTTCCCGCCCTTTATTATTATACATCCGGCCACTATGCATTTCTTTACCATTAGAACACTACTCGCTTTTCTTTACGCCGTTTTTTGGGCATATTCCATTTATCATGCATGCGCTGCATTTAGGCACTGTGCCACAGACACGCTTGCCATGCTCTTTTAATACATAGGCAATGTTTTTCCAATACTTTTTGTCCACTAGCGATTCAAGGTCTTTTTCTATCGCTTCAGGATCGCTGCTCTGGCTTAGGCCTATCCTATACGCGAGCTTAATTACCCACGTATCTACAGGTATACCGTTAACTATGCCGTATGCGTTGATCAGTACGGTATTTGCAGTCTTGCGGCCCACGCCTGGAAGCGCAGTCAGCGCATCCATGTCTGAAGGCACCTTGGAATTGTGCTGCTGCTCTATGATCTTGAACGCTTTTATTATATTAAGTACTTTGTTTCTTGCATACGACACGCTTTTGACAAGGCTTAACAGTTGTTCAGGATCTGCGTTTGCGTAATCTTTTGCAGTCTTATAGCGCTTGAAAAGCTCTGGAGTTATGGCGTTCACTGTCGTGTCCCTTGTCTGTGCGGATAAGATTGCTGCAGCAAGCAGGTCTGTGGGCGTTTTGAAGTTCAGGTAATAATGCGTGTCCGGATATTGCTTTTCAAGGGCTTCTACAACCTTAGCTGCATCTGCGCTTGAGAGTCTTTTGTATGCCATTATAACTGCCTCTTGTCAGAAAAATCCTTCCACAATGCGAGCTCACCTGTTATGACGCATGGCGTGCGCCTCAATTCCTCCACATTCCTCGCGCCAAGAAGGAACATCACCGCTTTCAGCTCTAGAAGCACCTTGCTTATGAAACGCTTTACCGATGAAGCTGACTCTGTGGCAGGCCTTAATATCGGAAGGGCCATTGCAGTCATTGACGCGCCCATGGCGATGGACTTTGCTATATCCATTCCAGTCCTTAGCCCGCCTGATGATATTATCGGAATGTCCGAAGCCTTTCTTATCATGTAAAGCGAAGCAGCAGTCGGTATGCCCCAGTCCCAAAGCAGATTCCCTAAATCTATTTTGTCCATTAGCCCCATTGACTTTGCCCTGTACCATTCGACCGCGGCATAGCTGGTGCCGCCCATTCCTGCAATCTCTACTGCGCTAATGCCAATGCTGCTAAGGCGCTTGGCCACATCTGGCGAAAGGCCGAAGCCGACCTCCTTTGC encodes:
- a CDS encoding NUDIX domain-containing protein, whose amino-acid sequence is MVKKCIVAGCIIIKGGKTLMLKHKKIGAWLPPGGHVEPEEFPYEAAIRETKEETGIDVELMGEDAINHRDADAYTLPNPFAIVYERVPYKTQPMHIHFDMVYVGKAVGGSMANNEESTDMQWFGIEDVKKLDTLPNVKSVVIKALEKYSAL
- a CDS encoding endonuclease III — translated: MAYKRLSSADAAKVVEALEKQYPDTHYYLNFKTPTDLLAAAILSAQTRDTTVNAITPELFKRYKTAKDYANADPEQLLSLVKSVSYARNKVLNIIKAFKIIEQQHNSKVPSDMDALTALPGVGRKTANTVLINAYGIVNGIPVDTWVIKLAYRIGLSQSSDPEAIEKDLESLVDKKYWKNIAYVLKEHGKRVCGTVPKCSACMINGICPKNGVKKSE